The Avibacterium sp. 20-132 genome segment CCAATTTTCCGAATGCCATCCCTGATACCATTAGTGAGGCCGATATGCTCCCTGTGGTTTCCCATCGTTTAACCCCGGGTAAAGTCGGCCCGATAGCACTTGATCTTACTGGGATGTCACCGCTGTTTTTAGTGGGAGTAGATAACTTATCTCGTCAATGGCTTAAACAACATTATAACGTATTATTAGCCAATCAAGCGGTGGGGTTAGTGGTGAATGTAGCAACCCTTGAGGAATTGACCGCGCTACGTGAGCTTGCCCCAAATGTGCCATTATTACCAACCAGTGCGGACGATTTAAGTCGTCGTTTGAAGCTGAGTCATTATCCTGCACTAATCACTGAAACAGGGGTATCACAATAATGGCATCGAAGTATTTATTAGAAGGGCTACTGCGTCCCCCTGTGGAATTTTATCCCGCTGCGGCTCATGCTGCTTGTGCCTATATTTGTGCAGTAGCGCCTTGGTCTCTTGCCTTAAATCCTATGATTGGCTATGGACTTGCTGCGGGCTTTGGCGGGATCAGTTATTTTCGCTTTCGACAAGGGTGGCGTATTGTGCGTTATCATCGGAATTTAAAGCGTCTACCTTATTATGCGTTAACCAGTCGTCAAATTCCTGTTAGCCAGAAATTTTTATTTCTTGGTCGCGGATTTGAATGGCAACCTGAACATACTCAGCGATTGTATGATTGCTTTTCGGCAGAGGGAAAAAAATACCTCCGCTCTTCTAAATTTTTTAATCGAGCAAGAGAATATGAAAAACATCACGATAATTTTATTACTAAACTCACAACTTCTGACTCTCGCTTTAATCCCGTGAGACCCCTGCCGCCTGTTGAAGGGATTCCTGCAATTCATGGCATAGAACTCAATGAAGTTGATGTGATGCAGCCGTTAAATTCACGCGGTGGACATACGGCTGTTTTTGGCACGACGGGGGTAGGGAAAACCCGTTTTGCTGAGGTCCTTGTTACGCAAGATATTCATCGAGGGAAAACGCAAGCAGAGCGCGAAGTGGTCATCTTTTTTGATCCCAAAGGTGATCCCGATATGTTAAAACGGATGTATGCCGAAGCGAAACGGGCTGGACGTGATAAGGAATTTTATATGTTCCATTTGGGCTATCCTGAACGTTCAGCACGCTATAATCCTATTGGACGCTTTGGGCGTGTTTCAGAGGTTGCAGGGAGGATTTCAGGGCAGTTAAGTGGGGCGGGTAATTCTGCCGCCTTTAAAGAATTTGCTTGGCGTTTTGTTAATATTGTTGCAAGAGCTTTAGTTGAAATGGGGGAGCGTCCAAATTATTCGCAAATCTCTCGTTTTGTACAAAATATTGATTCCCTGTTTCTTAATTATGCTAAAACCTATTTTGATGCCCGTGATCCTGCACTTTGGCCACAGCTATTAAGCATTGCCGCAGGCGTTGATGTAAAAAATTTATCCTTTGGTATGAAAGACCGCCCACTGATTTGGGTGATCAATCAATATATTTTGGAAAATAAAATCTTCGATCCTGTTCTGGAGGGATTGGCGACGGCTGTACGTTATGATAAAACCTATTTTGATAAAATTGTGGCGTCATTATTACCGCTCTTGGAAAAATTGACCACGGGGAAAATCGAAGAGTTATTATCGCCAGACTATACGGATGTGAATGATGAACGACCGATTTTTGATTGGGAAGAAGTGATCCGTAAACGAGGCATTGTGTATGTTGGGCTTGATGCACTTTCTGATGCCACGGTTGCAGCAGCGGTAGGTAATAGTATGTTTGCCGATCTCGTTTCAATGGCTGGACATATTTATAAGCACGGTGTGAATGAAGGATTACCTGAGGCATTTGGCGGTTCAAATAAACCCGTAAAAATCAATTTACATTGCGATGAGTTTAATGAGCTGATGGGCGATGAATTTATCCCCCTTATCAATAAAGGACGTGGGGCAGGTATGCAAGTGACCGCCTATACCCAAACCATTGCCGATATTGAAGCCCGTTTGGGCAATCGTGCCAAAGCCGAGCAAACTATTGGGAACTTTAATACTTTGATTATGTTTCGGGTTAAATCGCCTGAAACCGCAAAATTGCTTACCGATCAACTGCATCGGGTGACGATTTTACAGAGTATGGTTACCTCAAGTGTGACCGACTCAAGCAATCCTGATGATGACAAAGCCTTCACTTCCAATACAGGAGAGCGGATTTCACAAAAAGAAGTGCCGTTATTAGATGTGGCGAATGTCACCAACCTCCCTAAGGGACAGGCATTTATTTTGATGAACGGGAGTACGTTATATAAAGTGCGAATGCCACTGCCTGCCATTGATAAAGACGATGTGATCCCCGCTTCGATGCAAGAACTTTTGGAGAAAATGCAAAAGCATTACCATGTGGCAGCAAATTGGTGGGAGCCTGCTTTTAAGGAATATACCCCCTCAAAAGATATTGCGAGTTCATTTGAAGAGATGATTGCAGAAGAACGTATTGCCAAGGTAGAGGTGGATTGGGGGAGCGATATTGATATGCCAGAAGAGGATGACGGCGAACCTGTCAGTCAAGTAGAGACTGAAGAAGACTTAGGAGAAGAAGAATGACGTTTGAAAAAGAAACTAATGTATTAGATTTACCAAATTGTACCATTAATTTTGACGCTGATTTTGCAGTCTCTTGTGGGTTACCTAATTCAGAAGCGTTGCTTGTTTATCTTGAGCCTTATTTGAATAAGTGGGTTGAAAGTCAAGATTCCGTGCATCAATTTGCCACAAAGTATGCTGATGAGGGCATCTCACTGTGGACAGCCAGTGATGTTCCTTTACGCGAAGAAGATATAGCAACACAACGAACCTGCTTTTATTTGGTGTCAACAAAAAATGAGCAAGGCTACGCCCTTATTCACTGTCAGTTATCGCATAAGGACGCACTTCAGTGAGTGAACAAACCTCAAGTTCAAGCAAGAAAAAAGGACCTTGTCATACAGTTTCAGCCTTATTGGCTGCATTGTTAATCTCCCTGTTATTAAGCATTCTCTTTGAATGGTTAGGTATTGCGTTTATTTGGCCTGAACAAGGTCATCTGCATAGCCAAGCGATGATGATTCAAGAATTAGGCTGGATTTCAGAAAGTGCAACACGCAGCCTCTTTGGTTATTCGCCGAGTGAGCTTGCCAATACTATTACCCTCACTTTGCATGATTGGCTATTTGTGAAAACTGGGTTTCAGCCTTGGTTACAGTCACCCAACAAACACAGTGATTGGGAATACTTGATTTACCATTATACGCGAGCCTATTTAGAGTCCATTATTTATGTGTCGATTACCTTTGTTGTGCGGTTGATTGTGATTATTTTTACCAGTCCGTTGTTTCTATTAGCCGCCTTTGCAGGTTTTACGGAGGGATTAATGATGCGTGATTTGCGTAAATTTGGCTCAGGACGAGAATCAAGTTTTTTGTATCACCATGCAAGACGCTACATTAAGCCTGTGATGATAGGCTCTTGGGTACTTTATTTGTCCATTCCTGTTTCTGTTTACCCGAATATTATTTTAATTCCTGCCGCATTTTTATTTGGTTTATCTATTTGTATTACGGCAGCGAGCTTTAAAAAATATTTATAACGTCGCACTGCATAGAATGAAATTTGAAGGAAATAGGAATTATTTCCTTCAATATTATTATGTCGTTTAATCTGAGTATCAGATTATTTATCTTTTTCGTGAGCCTCAACAATACCTTTGACGCTGTATCTATTTTTTCCCTAAAAACTCTCTCAATTCTGAATAGAATTTCTCATTAAATTCCCATTGTGTTTTTGGCAACCTTAACCCGAATCAATTTAAGTTAAGGAGTTGTCGATGAATCCGTTAGGAAAAAAGGTTTTATTTGCCGTATCAATGTCAATGATGACATTAACTGTGCAGGCTTCTGAAACTGCACAGTTAGCTCAGGCTATCAAGCAGCTTGAGGCTGCTCAGCTTTCACTTACGCGTGCCGAGGTACTCGCTCAGACCTCGGAGAAAAACCGTGAATATTTTGATTATCAGGCTGCACGTCGAGATATTAATGCGATTAAAAGTGGCATTAATCAATATATTAATCCAACACGTGCCATTCCTCGCGATCCCAACGCCTCTCGTCGCTTGCAAGAAGATTACACCAAATTAAGACATTAAGGAGGATAGTATGGCAAGTGATTATACCCCGCTTAAGGCTTTTGAAATTGCCAGTGGCTTGAATGCTACTGAGCTTCGTGCCTTCTTTGCGATTATTTTCGTGGCATTGTTGCTATTTGCTTATGTATGGGCAATGAAAAAAGGTTACAGCGGGTTATTCAGTGGGTTTAAGGGGGACATCTTTGACTACTTAAAATTGATTCTGAAAGGGGCAGCAGTGTTAATTGTTGTCGTGCTATTTTTCGTTTCTGAGAGGTAATTATGACTCTTTTTCATTCTTTTTTTCAACAAGTAAAACGCTCTTGGCAATGGGGAACACAGCGTTATTTGGCTTTTTCTGTTCTGTGTTTTGGGGCTGTGCAAAACGCCTTAGCCGCAGGACCTGACGCATCCAAAATTCCTGATTTTAAAATTCCTGGCGTGGATAGTAATACGACCGATCCGATGGAAATTGTTTTTATTGTGCTCAAATCATTAGTCACCCTTGCAGCAGTATTATTTTCAGCTTGGTGTATCTATGCCGTCGTTAGAGCCTTAATTAAAACTTATACGCAAGCAACAGATGAAAACGATAAAAAAGGTTGGGGTCCCTTTATTACCGCTTTGATTATTGGTTTTATTCTGATTTTCTTCTCGCTCTGGTTAGTGAAGATGGCCGTTGGACTTTTTTAATCTTATTTTGCTTACCTTTTGCTCACAGGATAGGGATATACCATGTCAAATCAAGAGGATATTCAATTTTTACCCACCCGACTTAATCGAGAAGCTACTGTGTACGGTGGGATGACGGTACCTGAATTTGGTATTGCAGCAGCGATCGGATTTGGGATTGGGTTGTTTTTGGGGCTTGTGCTGTGGGCAATTGGGCTGTCTTGGATTCTTGCCCCTGCTTTTGCGATGTTGATGTGCATTATTTTTGTACTGATTGGCAAAGTGGTGTTCGCACGCTTAAAGCGGGGCAAGCCTGAAGCCTATTTAAACCGTCTGATTGAAGAACGCATGGATTCGCTTTTAGGCGGCAATAAATTTATTCGGCGTGTCGGCTTTTGGGCCACTCGTCGTTCTTCAAGAGGACTGTTCTAAATGAGTAGATTGAAAAGTGAATTGAACCATAAAGATCGCCAATTAACCGTCGCTAAAATTGCGATCGTTTGCATCACCATTATTTGTTTTGCCTTGATGTTTATTATTTACACCTTCCCAAGCACCTTAAAAATCTTACTTCCCCCTGATTTAAGGGCTGGCAGCCAGCGACCTTGGTGGGAAGTGCCTACATCAACCGTGTATGCCTTTGCCTATCAAACCTTTCAGCAGCTTAATCGTTGGACACTTGATGGGACTCAAGATTACGAAAAAAACATTGAGGCATTAAAGCCTTTTTTGACGCCTTCATGTGAAGCCTTTTTGCAACAAGATTATGAGGATCGCCAACGTCATAGTGAATTGCGAGATCGTGTGCGTGGTGTGTATGAAATCCCAGGACGAGGATTTAGTGATGATCGCGTGATTGTCCATAGCCGAGATAGCTGGACGGTGAATTTGGATTTAAGTGTCGATGAGTATTACAAAGACGAACCTGTCAAACGTGTCTTAACCCGTTTCCCGATCAGTATTGTGCGAATGGATATTGATTCGCAGCGTAATCCTTGGGGGTTAGGTTTTAACTGTTATGCCTCAATACCCTTACGTTTAGAGGCAAGCGAGAGTGAGGAGAAAAAATAAATGAAGCGAAAAACCTTACGAAATTTGACCGCACTCTGTTGTGCTGTCATTGCGTGGAATGCTCAAGCCGAAATCTTAATGAAGTGGCAACGCCTCCCTTTGCCGATTGATTTGCAGGTGGAGAAAGAACGGGTCATTTTGGTCGATAAAAACGTCAAAGTGGGCTATCCAAAAGCCTTGGAGGGGAAAATCCGTTTACAATCCACAGGTGGGGCGGTCTATCTTAAAGCCTTAGCACCTTTTCCTACCGCACGGTTGCAGCTCAAAGATATGCTGACCAATGAAATTATTTTGCTAGATATTACCGCAAAAGAAAAGGTGGTCAATCCTCAAGAAACCGTTCGCTTGCTTTATGAGGGAAAATTAGAAAATCAATCAGGCAGTCTAAATCAAGATGAAGAGGCAGAAGAGCAAACTTCTACCTCTCTTCAATTACCGGTACCTGCCGCCCTGACCCGTTATGCCGCACAGATGTTTTATGCCCCATTGCGAACGGTTGAGCCCGTTCCAGGTATTCGCCAGATTGCACACGGTCTGCCGTCAAAAATCACGACCTTGTTACCTGCTTATCCTATTACAGCCACGCCACTGATGAGCTGGCAACTGGGTGATTATGTGGTCACCGCCATTCGCCTACAAAATAAAGGCGCCTCACGCCTTGACCTCGACCCACGTGAGCTGCAAGGGCGTTTTTATGCGGCGACCTTTCAACATCATTGGTTGGGGGGCGTTGGTTCAACGGAAGATACCACAACCCTTTATTTGGTCACGGAAGGGCGACCAAATCAAGCCATCATTCCTGAATCAAAAAAATACGTACCACCGAAAAAAGTTAAACGCACCAAAATTGTGGTGAAAAAAGTGATTGAGCAAACCCGTTCTGCAACGGTGAAGGAGGCACAAAATGAAAGCCAATAAGCTGTTTATTGTCATTGGTGCGATTATTTTTCTTATGGTCGGCGGTGTGTCCTATCTCTTATTTAGTGGTTCATCATCGCCTTCAAGCACAAAACCCAGTGTGTTGGATACCGCACTTAAAGATCTCACGCCTGAAGAAATCCGCCAACTTGGTTTAGAGGGAGATACCAAAAATGATACGGTTCGCACGTTAATTGGGGCGGCGAAAGAAAGTAACCGTCGTTATGAGAAAGTGATCTCGCAAAATGAAAAAATCCTCAAAGAAAATGAAACCTTGCGTAAACGTGAGCAAGATGTCCAGCAACAAGTCGATGAGGCGGTACAAAGCAAAACGCAAGAGCTACAAAATATGGTCGCGATGCTTCGCGAAGAGATGTCGCAGTTAGTACAAGGTCGCACGTCGTCTAATGAGTCAACCACGTATCAAGGTAATACAACCAATGGGATTGGCGTTGAGGAGGATACGGCGTTGCCTATCGGAAATGGTCAAGTGGGAACAGGGACAGAGGAAAACGGACAGCGCGTGGAATGGGTTAATCCTGATGATCAAATCGAAGATGAACGTAACCCCGCTAAAATTGGCTTCCCAAACCTTAATGCATTCAATAGCACATCGGGTAAGAAAGGATTACCTTTTATTTCAGGCAGTGATGAGAATGATCGTGGCACAACCTCTTCAAATTCATCAAGTGGGAAACAAAAAAGTAAAATTGCGGTTTACACGATCCCTGAAAATTCAACGTTGATGGGATCAACGTCAATGACCGCCTTGTTAGGGCGTATCCCAATTGGTAATGCGGTGAACGATCCTTACCCTTTTAAAGCCATTATTGGGCGAGATAATTTAATTGCTAATGGCATTGAACTGCCAGACATCGAACAAGCCATTGTGTCAGGGACGACAACAGGGGATTGGACCTTATCTTGCGTGCGCGGCAAGGTCAAAAGTTTGACCTTTGTATTTAGTGATGGACGGATTGTTACCCATGGCAACCAGGGCAAAGGGGATGAAAAAATTGGCTGGTTATCCGACCCGCACGGTATCCCTTGCATTCCTGGTGAGCGGAAAACTAATGCTCCTGAATATTTAGGCACGCATTTCTTATTGGCTGCCGCGGGCGCAGCCGCACAAGGTTACTCGCAAGCTCAAACTACAACGGTGGTTGATGGCAATACGGTTGTCGGTGCGGTAACGGGACAGCAAGGCAAATATGTGGTAGGCCAAGCACTTGGGCAAGGCATTCAAGAAACCGCAAATTGGTTTAAAGAGCGTTATGGGCAGAATTTTGATGCCATTTATGTACCACCTGGACACCCTATTGCGATCCACATTGATAAAGCCATTGATATTGATTACGACCTCAACGGACGTAAAGTGAAATATGCCCAATTTTCTCGTTCCTCTCAGCTTGATTAAGACTTCAATTAAGGAATTTGCTATGAAAAGAAGACAAATTTTTACCGCACTTATCACGTTTTGTGTATTGTCCGCTTGCTCAACTTCACAAAAAGCCTTATTGCCAACAGGGGAGGAAACAATGCAGGCGATTTGGAATAAAGGCGGCAGTGGCGCACAGTTACAGGTTTATCGTGATAGTAACAACCGTCAGCTTGATCCTGTCAATTATATCGGGTTTAAAGAACAACAGGATTATACCCGCACAGCGGAAAATGAAATTAAAAACCTTTTTCCCAAGCTCCCTAATCCAGATTTAATTATGTATGTGTATCCT includes the following:
- a CDS encoding integrating conjugative element protein produces the protein MNLFRSLILGTMFVFYTNTVSAELPVIADLGGESAVRFYEGIQPEVDGNTSNFPNAIPDTISEADMLPVVSHRLTPGKVGPIALDLTGMSPLFLVGVDNLSRQWLKQHYNVLLANQAVGLVVNVATLEELTALRELAPNVPLLPTSADDLSRRLKLSHYPALITETGVSQ
- the traD gene encoding type IV conjugative transfer system coupling protein TraD; the protein is MASKYLLEGLLRPPVEFYPAAAHAACAYICAVAPWSLALNPMIGYGLAAGFGGISYFRFRQGWRIVRYHRNLKRLPYYALTSRQIPVSQKFLFLGRGFEWQPEHTQRLYDCFSAEGKKYLRSSKFFNRAREYEKHHDNFITKLTTSDSRFNPVRPLPPVEGIPAIHGIELNEVDVMQPLNSRGGHTAVFGTTGVGKTRFAEVLVTQDIHRGKTQAEREVVIFFDPKGDPDMLKRMYAEAKRAGRDKEFYMFHLGYPERSARYNPIGRFGRVSEVAGRISGQLSGAGNSAAFKEFAWRFVNIVARALVEMGERPNYSQISRFVQNIDSLFLNYAKTYFDARDPALWPQLLSIAAGVDVKNLSFGMKDRPLIWVINQYILENKIFDPVLEGLATAVRYDKTYFDKIVASLLPLLEKLTTGKIEELLSPDYTDVNDERPIFDWEEVIRKRGIVYVGLDALSDATVAAAVGNSMFADLVSMAGHIYKHGVNEGLPEAFGGSNKPVKINLHCDEFNELMGDEFIPLINKGRGAGMQVTAYTQTIADIEARLGNRAKAEQTIGNFNTLIMFRVKSPETAKLLTDQLHRVTILQSMVTSSVTDSSNPDDDKAFTSNTGERISQKEVPLLDVANVTNLPKGQAFILMNGSTLYKVRMPLPAIDKDDVIPASMQELLEKMQKHYHVAANWWEPAFKEYTPSKDIASSFEEMIAEERIAKVEVDWGSDIDMPEEDDGEPVSQVETEEDLGEEE
- a CDS encoding hemophilus-specific protein; its protein translation is MTFEKETNVLDLPNCTINFDADFAVSCGLPNSEALLVYLEPYLNKWVESQDSVHQFATKYADEGISLWTASDVPLREEDIATQRTCFYLVSTKNEQGYALIHCQLSHKDALQ
- a CDS encoding TIGR03747 family integrating conjugative element membrane protein, whose translation is MSEQTSSSSKKKGPCHTVSALLAALLISLLLSILFEWLGIAFIWPEQGHLHSQAMMIQELGWISESATRSLFGYSPSELANTITLTLHDWLFVKTGFQPWLQSPNKHSDWEYLIYHYTRAYLESIIYVSITFVVRLIVIIFTSPLFLLAAFAGFTEGLMMRDLRKFGSGRESSFLYHHARRYIKPVMIGSWVLYLSIPVSVYPNIILIPAAFLFGLSICITAASFKKYL
- a CDS encoding integrative conjugative element protein, RAQPRD family, which codes for MSMMTLTVQASETAQLAQAIKQLEAAQLSLTRAEVLAQTSEKNREYFDYQAARRDINAIKSGINQYINPTRAIPRDPNASRRLQEDYTKLRH
- a CDS encoding DUF3262 family protein, with product MASDYTPLKAFEIASGLNATELRAFFAIIFVALLLFAYVWAMKKGYSGLFSGFKGDIFDYLKLILKGAAVLIVVVLFFVSER
- a CDS encoding DUF2976 domain-containing protein, producing MTLFHSFFQQVKRSWQWGTQRYLAFSVLCFGAVQNALAAGPDASKIPDFKIPGVDSNTTDPMEIVFIVLKSLVTLAAVLFSAWCIYAVVRALIKTYTQATDENDKKGWGPFITALIIGFILIFFSLWLVKMAVGLF
- a CDS encoding TIGR03750 family conjugal transfer protein — encoded protein: MSNQEDIQFLPTRLNREATVYGGMTVPEFGIAAAIGFGIGLFLGLVLWAIGLSWILAPAFAMLMCIIFVLIGKVVFARLKRGKPEAYLNRLIEERMDSLLGGNKFIRRVGFWATRRSSRGLF
- a CDS encoding PFL_4703 family integrating conjugative element protein, with the protein product MSRLKSELNHKDRQLTVAKIAIVCITIICFALMFIIYTFPSTLKILLPPDLRAGSQRPWWEVPTSTVYAFAYQTFQQLNRWTLDGTQDYEKNIEALKPFLTPSCEAFLQQDYEDRQRHSELRDRVRGVYEIPGRGFSDDRVIVHSRDSWTVNLDLSVDEYYKDEPVKRVLTRFPISIVRMDIDSQRNPWGLGFNCYASIPLRLEASESEEKK
- a CDS encoding TIGR03749 family integrating conjugative element protein, with the translated sequence MKRKTLRNLTALCCAVIAWNAQAEILMKWQRLPLPIDLQVEKERVILVDKNVKVGYPKALEGKIRLQSTGGAVYLKALAPFPTARLQLKDMLTNEIILLDITAKEKVVNPQETVRLLYEGKLENQSGSLNQDEEAEEQTSTSLQLPVPAALTRYAAQMFYAPLRTVEPVPGIRQIAHGLPSKITTLLPAYPITATPLMSWQLGDYVVTAIRLQNKGASRLDLDPRELQGRFYAATFQHHWLGGVGSTEDTTTLYLVTEGRPNQAIIPESKKYVPPKKVKRTKIVVKKVIEQTRSATVKEAQNESQ
- a CDS encoding TIGR03752 family integrating conjugative element protein, with the protein product MKANKLFIVIGAIIFLMVGGVSYLLFSGSSSPSSTKPSVLDTALKDLTPEEIRQLGLEGDTKNDTVRTLIGAAKESNRRYEKVISQNEKILKENETLRKREQDVQQQVDEAVQSKTQELQNMVAMLREEMSQLVQGRTSSNESTTYQGNTTNGIGVEEDTALPIGNGQVGTGTEENGQRVEWVNPDDQIEDERNPAKIGFPNLNAFNSTSGKKGLPFISGSDENDRGTTSSNSSSGKQKSKIAVYTIPENSTLMGSTSMTALLGRIPIGNAVNDPYPFKAIIGRDNLIANGIELPDIEQAIVSGTTTGDWTLSCVRGKVKSLTFVFSDGRIVTHGNQGKGDEKIGWLSDPHGIPCIPGERKTNAPEYLGTHFLLAAAGAAAQGYSQAQTTTVVDGNTVVGAVTGQQGKYVVGQALGQGIQETANWFKERYGQNFDAIYVPPGHPIAIHIDKAIDIDYDLNGRKVKYAQFSRSSQLD
- a CDS encoding TIGR03751 family conjugal transfer lipoprotein, whose translation is MKRRQIFTALITFCVLSACSTSQKALLPTGEETMQAIWNKGGSGAQLQVYRDSNNRQLDPVNYIGFKEQQDYTRTAENEIKNLFPKLPNPDLIMYVYPHLSASGEPMPIPGYSTVIPFYSRVQYAQPGERTRGL